A window of the Drosophila simulans strain w501 chromosome 2L, Prin_Dsim_3.1, whole genome shotgun sequence genome harbors these coding sequences:
- the LOC6739207 gene encoding C-type lectin domain family 4 member G, with amino-acid sequence MFRLKKIIVYLFVACNLLGSRVECTENSRSVCLLQDPPNQCGEFCLSVLQPLLDHIVTHQEQWNTSEALRLNETQAKLDRIQTQLAAQTLSLEESAQKVPGDIKERLDRMEHLQTALQESLKKMPAELDARLMRMENQQKTIGDQLENQINLTKGQQDQLEALKNAVPINFEVRLAQIEEQQKLLQETLKKIPEDFEQKLQKLEQNQKDELTKLGAQQSANQVTLMEIYSKVFWPNFERIGSRLFYINHKDAFNWQSAVDFCRGMGGYIAAIKDQEELDAISERLDDKSYWLGINDMHSRNTYVSEASGREVEFLNWNAGEPNHGNDDENCVELIKSKMNDDPCQKNKHVICQTDKDV; translated from the coding sequence ATGTTTaggcttaaaaaaataattgtgtaCTTATTTGTTGCCTGCAATCTGCTTGGATCACGAGTGGAATGCACAGAAAATTCCCGATCCGTCTGCCTGCTGCAAGATCCGCCAAATCAGTGCGGAGAATTCTGCCTGTCGGTACTTCAACCTCTATTGGATCACATCGTGACGCACCAGGAGCAATGGAACACCTCCGAGGCCCTCAGGCTGAACGAAACCCAGGCCAAATTGGACAGGATACAGACCCAACTGGCGGCACAAACCCTATCCTTGGAGGAATCCGCGCAGAAAGTTCCAGGAGACATCAAGGAGAGACTGGACAGAATGGAACATCTGCAGACGGCATTGCAGGAATCCCTAAAGAAAATGCCAGCTGAACTCGACGCGAGGCTAATGAGAAtggaaaatcagcaaaaaacCATCGGCGACCAGTTGGAAAATCAGATCAATCTCACCAAGGGTCAGCAGGATCAGTTGGAAGCCCTAAAGAACGCCGTGCCCATTAACTTTGAAGTGAGGCTGGCTCAGATTGAAGAACAACAGAAGTTACTTCAGGAAACTCTGAAGAAGATCCCAGAGGATTTTGAGCAGAAATTGCAAAAGCTGGAGCAGAATCAGAAGGATGAGCTGACCAAGTTGGGAGCTCAGCAGTCCGCCAATCAAGTCACTCTCATGGAAATTTATTCAAAGGTCTTCTGGCCGAATTTTGAGCGAATCGGCTCCAGACTCTTCTACATAAACCATAAAGATGCCTTCAACTGGCAATCCGCTGTAGACTTCTGTCGTGGCATGGGTGGCTATATAGCCGCCATCAAGGATCAAGAGGAGCTGGACGCCATTTCGGAGCGACTGGACGACAAGAGCTACTGGCTGGGCATAAACGACATGCACAGCAGGAACACCTACGTATCCGAGGCATCCGGCAGGGAAGTTGAGTTCTTGAATTGGAATGCGGGCGAACCCAACCACGGCAATGATGATGAGAACTGCGTGGAGCTGATCAAGAGCAAAATGAACGATGATCCGTGCCAGAAAAATAAGCATGTTATTTGTCAGACCGACAAAGATGTTTAG
- the LOC6739201 gene encoding nicotinate phosphoribosyltransferase isoform X1, whose protein sequence is MNDRELGCAGGQFMDRGRMNQNGVVQPLLTDLYQITMAYAYWKSDKTDDTAVFDLFFRNNPFHGEFTIFAGLEECLKFLDSFHYSQSDIEYLKQTLPEGIEHEFFEYLGNLTARDVTLYAIDEGTVAFPRVPIIKIEGPLIIVQLLETTLLTLVNYASLMATNAARYRMVAGKHVKLLEFGLRRAQGPDGGLSASKYSYTGGFDGTSNVLAGKLFNIPVKGTHAHAYITSFSSIGELKTRLIKHKQTGILEDLLEHAVRHRSLLSHLLDVSTEESSEGELAAMVSYAIAFPDGFMALVDTYDVKSRETEQANTEPKLINDIKSENSPPKPKTSPSTNGHQNGQAVGHVNGHKTNGHQNGVAQNNGSRSPKDTDLQDTKIPSTTTTKTTATATGTLKTTTVSNGTAYLPKYVEKSFRSGLLNFSAVALALNDLGYHALGIRIDSGDLAYLSCLARETFEKVAERFKVPWFNKLTIVASNDINEDTILSLNEQGHKIDCFGIGTHLVTCQRQPALGCVYKLVEINGQPRIKLSQDVEKVTMPGNKNAYRLYSADGHALIDLLQKVSEPPPAVGQKVLCRHPFQESKRAYVIPSHVESLYKVYWKSGKICQQLPTLEQVREKVQISLKTLRNDHKRTLNPTPYKVAVSDNLYNFIHDLWLQNAPIGELS, encoded by the exons ATTTGTACCAAATAACCATGGCCTATGCCTATTGGAAATCCGATAAGACCGATGATACGGCGGTATTCGATCTGTTCTTTCGCAACAATCCATTCCACGGGGAATTCACGATTTTCGCCGGGCTCGAGGAGTGCCTCAAATTCCTGGATAGCTTCCACTATTCCCAGAGCG ATATCGAATACCTGAAGCAAACACTGCCCGAGGGCATTGAGCACGAGTTTTTTGAGTACCTCGGCAATCTGACGGCGCGGGATGTCACCTTGTATGCCATTGATGAGGGCACAGTAGCATTTCCACG aGTACCCATCATTAAGATCGAGGGACCTTTGATCATAGTCCAGCTGCTGGAGACAACGCTTCTCACCTTGGTTAACTATGCCAG TTTGATGGCCACCAATGCAGCCCGTTATCGCATGGTAGCTGGTAAACATGTCAAACTATTGGAATTTGGACTGCGTCGTGCCCAGGGACCAGATGGAGGTCTATCCGCATCGAAATACTCCTACACAG GCGGTTTTGATGGCACCTCCAATGTGCTGGCTGGAAAACTGTTCAACATACCCGTTAAGGGAACGCATGCCCATGCCTATATCACTAGTTTCAGTAGTATTGGAGAGCTGAAGACCCGTCTGATTAAGCACAAGCAAACAG GCATCCTGGAAGATTTATTGGAGCACGCTGTCAGGCACCGGTCATTGCTGTCCCATCTCCTGGACGTTTCTACGGAGGAATCCAGTGAGGGAGAACTGGCAGCGATGGTGTCCTACGCCATCGCATTCCCTGATGGATTCATGGCACTTGTCGATACGTACGATGTTAAGAG CCGAGAAACAGAACAAGCCAACACAGAACCCAAGCTTATCAATGATATCAAGTCTGAGAACAGTCCGCCCAAGCCAAAGACAAGCCCCTCGACCAATGGCCATCAAAATGGTCAGGCTGTTGGCCACGTAAACGGCCACAAGACCAATGGTCATCAGAATGGCGTTGCTCAGAATAATGGCAGTAGATCGCCAAAAGATACAGATTTACAAGATACTAAGATACCCAGCACAACAACTACGaaaacaactgcaacagcaacgggAACCCTAAAGACAACCACAGTGTCCAATGGGACGGCATACCTACCAAAATATGTCGAGAAGTCATTCAG GAGTGGCCTGCTGAATTTTAGCGCCGTTGCCTTGGCTCTCAACGATCTGGGCTACCATGCGCTGGGCATTCGAATCGACTCCGGGGATCTGGCCTATCTATCCTGCCTGGCACGCGAGACCTTTGAGAAGGTGGCGGAGCGATTCAAGGTGCCGTGGTTCAACAAGCTGACCATTGTGGCGTCCAACGACATCAATGAGGACACCATTCTGAGCCTCAACGAGCAGGGGCACAAGATCGATTGCTTTGGCATTGGCACGCATTTGG TTACCTGCCAACGACAGCCGGCGCTGGGATGTGTGTACAAGCTCGTGGAGATCAACGGCCAGCCGCGCATCAAACTGAGCCAGGACGTGGAGAAGGTGACGATGCCGGGCAACAAGAATGCCTATCGGCTGTACAGCGCCGATGGTCACGCCCTCATCGATCTGCTGCAGAAGGTGTCGGAGCCGCCGCCAGCGGTGGGTCAGAAGGTGCTGTGCCGGCATCCGTTCCAGGAGTCGAAGCGTGCCTACGTGATACCCTCGCACGTGGAGTCGCTCTACAAGGTGTACTGGAAGTCGGGCAAGATCTGCCAGCAGCTGCCCACCTTGGAGCAGGTGCGCGAGAAGGTGCAAATCTCGCTGAAGACGCTGCGCAACGATCACAAGCGCACGCTCAACCCGACGCCCTACAAG GTGGCTGTCAGCGATAATCTCTACAACTTCATTCACGATCTGTGGCTCCAGAATGCGCCCATTGGCGAGCTATCATGA
- the LOC6739201 gene encoding nicotinate phosphoribosyltransferase isoform X3, with protein sequence MNDRELGCAGGQFMDRGRMNQNGVVQPLLTDLYQITMAYAYWKSDKTDDTAVFDLFFRNNPFHGEFTIFAGLEECLKFLDSFHYSQSDIEYLKQTLPEGIEHEFFEYLGNLTARDVTLYAIDEGTVAFPRVPIIKIEGPLIIVQLLETTLLTLVNYASLMATNAARYRMVAGKHVKLLEFGLRRAQGPDGGLSASKYSYTGGFDGTSNVLAGKLFNIPVKGTHAHAYITSFSSIGELKTRLIKHKQTGILEDLLEHAVRHRSLLSHLLDVSTEESSEGELAAMVSYAIAFPDGFMALVDTSGLLNFSAVALALNDLGYHALGIRIDSGDLAYLSCLARETFEKVAERFKVPWFNKLTIVASNDINEDTILSLNEQGHKIDCFGIGTHLVTCQRQPALGCVYKLVEINGQPRIKLSQDVEKVTMPGNKNAYRLYSADGHALIDLLQKVSEPPPAVGQKVLCRHPFQESKRAYVIPSHVESLYKVYWKSGKICQQLPTLEQVREKVQISLKTLRNDHKRTLNPTPYKVAVSDNLYNFIHDLWLQNAPIGELS encoded by the exons ATTTGTACCAAATAACCATGGCCTATGCCTATTGGAAATCCGATAAGACCGATGATACGGCGGTATTCGATCTGTTCTTTCGCAACAATCCATTCCACGGGGAATTCACGATTTTCGCCGGGCTCGAGGAGTGCCTCAAATTCCTGGATAGCTTCCACTATTCCCAGAGCG ATATCGAATACCTGAAGCAAACACTGCCCGAGGGCATTGAGCACGAGTTTTTTGAGTACCTCGGCAATCTGACGGCGCGGGATGTCACCTTGTATGCCATTGATGAGGGCACAGTAGCATTTCCACG aGTACCCATCATTAAGATCGAGGGACCTTTGATCATAGTCCAGCTGCTGGAGACAACGCTTCTCACCTTGGTTAACTATGCCAG TTTGATGGCCACCAATGCAGCCCGTTATCGCATGGTAGCTGGTAAACATGTCAAACTATTGGAATTTGGACTGCGTCGTGCCCAGGGACCAGATGGAGGTCTATCCGCATCGAAATACTCCTACACAG GCGGTTTTGATGGCACCTCCAATGTGCTGGCTGGAAAACTGTTCAACATACCCGTTAAGGGAACGCATGCCCATGCCTATATCACTAGTTTCAGTAGTATTGGAGAGCTGAAGACCCGTCTGATTAAGCACAAGCAAACAG GCATCCTGGAAGATTTATTGGAGCACGCTGTCAGGCACCGGTCATTGCTGTCCCATCTCCTGGACGTTTCTACGGAGGAATCCAGTGAGGGAGAACTGGCAGCGATGGTGTCCTACGCCATCGCATTCCCTGATGGATTCATGGCACTTGTCGATAC GAGTGGCCTGCTGAATTTTAGCGCCGTTGCCTTGGCTCTCAACGATCTGGGCTACCATGCGCTGGGCATTCGAATCGACTCCGGGGATCTGGCCTATCTATCCTGCCTGGCACGCGAGACCTTTGAGAAGGTGGCGGAGCGATTCAAGGTGCCGTGGTTCAACAAGCTGACCATTGTGGCGTCCAACGACATCAATGAGGACACCATTCTGAGCCTCAACGAGCAGGGGCACAAGATCGATTGCTTTGGCATTGGCACGCATTTGG TTACCTGCCAACGACAGCCGGCGCTGGGATGTGTGTACAAGCTCGTGGAGATCAACGGCCAGCCGCGCATCAAACTGAGCCAGGACGTGGAGAAGGTGACGATGCCGGGCAACAAGAATGCCTATCGGCTGTACAGCGCCGATGGTCACGCCCTCATCGATCTGCTGCAGAAGGTGTCGGAGCCGCCGCCAGCGGTGGGTCAGAAGGTGCTGTGCCGGCATCCGTTCCAGGAGTCGAAGCGTGCCTACGTGATACCCTCGCACGTGGAGTCGCTCTACAAGGTGTACTGGAAGTCGGGCAAGATCTGCCAGCAGCTGCCCACCTTGGAGCAGGTGCGCGAGAAGGTGCAAATCTCGCTGAAGACGCTGCGCAACGATCACAAGCGCACGCTCAACCCGACGCCCTACAAG GTGGCTGTCAGCGATAATCTCTACAACTTCATTCACGATCTGTGGCTCCAGAATGCGCCCATTGGCGAGCTATCATGA
- the LOC6739201 gene encoding nicotinate phosphoribosyltransferase isoform X4 translates to MNDRELGCAGGQFMDRGRMNQNGVVQPLLTDLYQITMAYAYWKSDKTDDTAVFDLFFRNNPFHGEFTIFAGLEECLKFLDSFHYSQSDIEYLKQTLPEGIEHEFFEYLGNLTARDVTLYAIDEGTVAFPRVPIIKIEGPLIIVQLLETTLLTLVNYASLMATNAARYRMVAGKHVKLLEFGLRRAQGPDGGLSASKYSYTGGFDGTSNVLAGKLFNIPVKGTHAHAYITSFSSIGELKTRLIKHKQTGILEDLLEHAVRHRSLLSHLLDVSTEESSEGELAAMVSYAIAFPDGFMALVDTYDVKSRETEQANTEPKLINDIKSENSPPKPKTSPSTNGHQNGQAVGHVNGHKTNGHQNGVAQNNGSRSPKDTDLQDTKIPSTTTTKTTATATGTLKTTTVSNGTAYLPKYVEKSFRSSRVGN, encoded by the exons ATTTGTACCAAATAACCATGGCCTATGCCTATTGGAAATCCGATAAGACCGATGATACGGCGGTATTCGATCTGTTCTTTCGCAACAATCCATTCCACGGGGAATTCACGATTTTCGCCGGGCTCGAGGAGTGCCTCAAATTCCTGGATAGCTTCCACTATTCCCAGAGCG ATATCGAATACCTGAAGCAAACACTGCCCGAGGGCATTGAGCACGAGTTTTTTGAGTACCTCGGCAATCTGACGGCGCGGGATGTCACCTTGTATGCCATTGATGAGGGCACAGTAGCATTTCCACG aGTACCCATCATTAAGATCGAGGGACCTTTGATCATAGTCCAGCTGCTGGAGACAACGCTTCTCACCTTGGTTAACTATGCCAG TTTGATGGCCACCAATGCAGCCCGTTATCGCATGGTAGCTGGTAAACATGTCAAACTATTGGAATTTGGACTGCGTCGTGCCCAGGGACCAGATGGAGGTCTATCCGCATCGAAATACTCCTACACAG GCGGTTTTGATGGCACCTCCAATGTGCTGGCTGGAAAACTGTTCAACATACCCGTTAAGGGAACGCATGCCCATGCCTATATCACTAGTTTCAGTAGTATTGGAGAGCTGAAGACCCGTCTGATTAAGCACAAGCAAACAG GCATCCTGGAAGATTTATTGGAGCACGCTGTCAGGCACCGGTCATTGCTGTCCCATCTCCTGGACGTTTCTACGGAGGAATCCAGTGAGGGAGAACTGGCAGCGATGGTGTCCTACGCCATCGCATTCCCTGATGGATTCATGGCACTTGTCGATACGTACGATGTTAAGAG CCGAGAAACAGAACAAGCCAACACAGAACCCAAGCTTATCAATGATATCAAGTCTGAGAACAGTCCGCCCAAGCCAAAGACAAGCCCCTCGACCAATGGCCATCAAAATGGTCAGGCTGTTGGCCACGTAAACGGCCACAAGACCAATGGTCATCAGAATGGCGTTGCTCAGAATAATGGCAGTAGATCGCCAAAAGATACAGATTTACAAGATACTAAGATACCCAGCACAACAACTACGaaaacaactgcaacagcaacgggAACCCTAAAGACAACCACAGTGTCCAATGGGACGGCATACCTACCAAAATATGTCGAGAAGTCATTCAG ATCCTCAAGAGTGGGAAACTAA
- the LOC6739201 gene encoding nicotinate phosphoribosyltransferase isoform X2, translating into MNDRELGCAGGQFMDRGRMNQNGVVQPLLTDLYQITMAYAYWKSDKTDDTAVFDLFFRNNPFHGEFTIFAGLEECLKFLDSFHYSQSDIEYLKQTLPEGIEHEFFEYLGNLTARDVTLYAIDEGTVAFPRVPIIKIEGPLIIVQLLETTLLTLVNYASLMATNAARYRMVAGKHVKLLEFGLRRAQGPDGGLSASKYSYTGGFDGTSNVLAGKLFNIPVKGTHAHAYITSFSSIGELKTRLIKHKQTGILEDLLEHAVRHRSLLSHLLDVSTEESSEGELAAMVSYAIAFPDGFMALVDTYDVKRSGLLNFSAVALALNDLGYHALGIRIDSGDLAYLSCLARETFEKVAERFKVPWFNKLTIVASNDINEDTILSLNEQGHKIDCFGIGTHLVTCQRQPALGCVYKLVEINGQPRIKLSQDVEKVTMPGNKNAYRLYSADGHALIDLLQKVSEPPPAVGQKVLCRHPFQESKRAYVIPSHVESLYKVYWKSGKICQQLPTLEQVREKVQISLKTLRNDHKRTLNPTPYKVAVSDNLYNFIHDLWLQNAPIGELS; encoded by the exons ATTTGTACCAAATAACCATGGCCTATGCCTATTGGAAATCCGATAAGACCGATGATACGGCGGTATTCGATCTGTTCTTTCGCAACAATCCATTCCACGGGGAATTCACGATTTTCGCCGGGCTCGAGGAGTGCCTCAAATTCCTGGATAGCTTCCACTATTCCCAGAGCG ATATCGAATACCTGAAGCAAACACTGCCCGAGGGCATTGAGCACGAGTTTTTTGAGTACCTCGGCAATCTGACGGCGCGGGATGTCACCTTGTATGCCATTGATGAGGGCACAGTAGCATTTCCACG aGTACCCATCATTAAGATCGAGGGACCTTTGATCATAGTCCAGCTGCTGGAGACAACGCTTCTCACCTTGGTTAACTATGCCAG TTTGATGGCCACCAATGCAGCCCGTTATCGCATGGTAGCTGGTAAACATGTCAAACTATTGGAATTTGGACTGCGTCGTGCCCAGGGACCAGATGGAGGTCTATCCGCATCGAAATACTCCTACACAG GCGGTTTTGATGGCACCTCCAATGTGCTGGCTGGAAAACTGTTCAACATACCCGTTAAGGGAACGCATGCCCATGCCTATATCACTAGTTTCAGTAGTATTGGAGAGCTGAAGACCCGTCTGATTAAGCACAAGCAAACAG GCATCCTGGAAGATTTATTGGAGCACGCTGTCAGGCACCGGTCATTGCTGTCCCATCTCCTGGACGTTTCTACGGAGGAATCCAGTGAGGGAGAACTGGCAGCGATGGTGTCCTACGCCATCGCATTCCCTGATGGATTCATGGCACTTGTCGATACGTACGATGTTAAGAG GAGTGGCCTGCTGAATTTTAGCGCCGTTGCCTTGGCTCTCAACGATCTGGGCTACCATGCGCTGGGCATTCGAATCGACTCCGGGGATCTGGCCTATCTATCCTGCCTGGCACGCGAGACCTTTGAGAAGGTGGCGGAGCGATTCAAGGTGCCGTGGTTCAACAAGCTGACCATTGTGGCGTCCAACGACATCAATGAGGACACCATTCTGAGCCTCAACGAGCAGGGGCACAAGATCGATTGCTTTGGCATTGGCACGCATTTGG TTACCTGCCAACGACAGCCGGCGCTGGGATGTGTGTACAAGCTCGTGGAGATCAACGGCCAGCCGCGCATCAAACTGAGCCAGGACGTGGAGAAGGTGACGATGCCGGGCAACAAGAATGCCTATCGGCTGTACAGCGCCGATGGTCACGCCCTCATCGATCTGCTGCAGAAGGTGTCGGAGCCGCCGCCAGCGGTGGGTCAGAAGGTGCTGTGCCGGCATCCGTTCCAGGAGTCGAAGCGTGCCTACGTGATACCCTCGCACGTGGAGTCGCTCTACAAGGTGTACTGGAAGTCGGGCAAGATCTGCCAGCAGCTGCCCACCTTGGAGCAGGTGCGCGAGAAGGTGCAAATCTCGCTGAAGACGCTGCGCAACGATCACAAGCGCACGCTCAACCCGACGCCCTACAAG GTGGCTGTCAGCGATAATCTCTACAACTTCATTCACGATCTGTGGCTCCAGAATGCGCCCATTGGCGAGCTATCATGA
- the LOC6739208 gene encoding tubulin-specific chaperone C, with amino-acid sequence MEGDAENRKDQILERLNKRNKDRQNYLDVKSELRSKETVQNEGVDYFYQTFSQKTIDIEQRLKDVQCGDGQPTDLARNFADITVEIQDLQRYLTASTMFLPDFKIKSCQNILNTLTAVSDETRQRLLPKKKFGFSGKKTAAKPKVAPNKDIVDAKLSKVSEKLGSNFTWTIANRTNEHIVLDSAKVNGQDITISNLTHCLVELQGHPGSVQVSRASKCTLLCGPIARSFFAENLEDCTLSIACQQLRLHSSRSIRIYMHVTCRAIIEDCKSIEIGEYNYDYSELEADYLASGLNKAQNNYTDVADFNWLSPDVPSPNWSLLKDYPDPNWNALRRDFIANNHNSELKQDVKDISII; translated from the coding sequence ATGGAAGGCGACGCGGAAAATCGCAAGGATCAAATCCTCGAGCGTTTGAACAAAAGAAACAAGGACAGGCAAAACTATTTGGATGTGAAATCGGAGCTGCGTTCCAAGGAAACGGTGCAGAACGAGGGCGTTGACTACTTCTACCAGACTTTCAGCCAAAAAACCATCGACATAGAGCAGCGATTGAAGGATGTGCAGTGCGGCGATGGCCAGCCCACAGATTTGGCCAGAAACTTCGCCGATATAACTGTGGAGATCCAGGATCTGCAGCGATATCTGACCGCATCCACCATGTTTCTGCCCGACTTCAAGATCAAATCCTGTCAGAATATCCTAAACACCCTGACCGCCGTGAGTGATGAAACCCGCCAGCGGCTGTTGCCCAAGAAAAAGTTTGGCTTCAGTGGCAAAAAGACCGCCGCAAAGCCAAAAGTCGCCCCAAATAAGGATATAGTCGACGCGAAACTCAGTAAAGTCTCGGAAAAACTTGGCTCGAACTTCACGTGGACCATTGCCAATCGAACGAACGAGCATATAGTCCTGGATTCCGCTAAAGTTAATGGCCAGGACATCACAATATCGAACCTAACCCACTGTTTGGTTGAACTGCAAGGGCATCCCGGATCTGTGCAAGTTTCCAGGGCCTCCAAATGCACGCTGCTATGCGGCCCCATCGCACGCTCCTTCTTCGCCGAGAATCTCGAGGATTGCACCCTCTCCATCGCCTGCCAGCAGTTGAGGTTGCACTCCTCGCGGTCCATTCGCATATACATGCATGTCACCTGCCGCGCCATAATCGAGGATTGCAAGAGTATTGAGATCGGAGAGTACAACTACGATTATTCCGAACTGGAGGCCGACTACCTAGCTTCTGGACTGAATAAGGCGCAGAACAACTATACGGATGTGGCCGATTTCAACTGGCTTTCGCCGGATGTCCCCTCGCCGAACTGGAGCCTCCTCAAGGATTATCCCGATCCGAATTGGAACGCCCTAAGGCGCGACTTCATTGCCAATAACCACAACAGCGAACTTAAGCAGGATGTCAAGGACATATCCATCATTTAG